One stretch of Chryseobacterium indologenes DNA includes these proteins:
- a CDS encoding peptidylprolyl isomerase, with protein sequence MTNKLKITYLLGIFIMIFSSNMMNAQLKAGDLVDGIAAVIGNEIVLESDVTEQMNYGKQQGASNTDKCEFLESLINNKLLVYEAKKDTLIENRSAAIKEQANQKYRQLLSQFPDEKTLLAAYKFRNSYEMKNAIEKIDTDQYYGQAKYQRVTDKADVTPNEVTDFYNMYKMQLPQVKDEVTLAQIMIYPTLTEAHKQDLINRLKKIKQDILGGETFESQARIYSEDEGSATNGGLYKNINKGQMVKPFEAAALNLQENEISDPIESEFGYHIIQLLKRSGKVYDARHILLKATPTDEELKNAKAKLDSIRGLIIDGKMTFKDAAFKFSDDKRTKFNAGIIPGGDGSDKIERESIPGTISYELAGLNKGDITTAFEDEDNRRKAVKIIKVEDVIPAHQITLETDFSRIKQMALNKKKNEMVEKFVNSKLPTTFISIDGRYDNCNFKSNWKKDSIKK encoded by the coding sequence ATGACAAATAAACTAAAAATCACTTATCTTCTTGGGATTTTCATCATGATATTTTCATCCAATATGATGAATGCCCAGCTTAAAGCGGGAGATTTAGTGGATGGTATTGCTGCTGTGATCGGAAATGAAATTGTTTTGGAATCAGATGTTACAGAGCAGATGAATTATGGGAAACAACAGGGAGCTAGTAACACAGATAAATGTGAGTTTCTTGAAAGCCTTATCAACAATAAACTTCTTGTATACGAAGCAAAAAAAGATACGTTAATTGAAAACCGTTCTGCTGCGATCAAAGAGCAGGCTAATCAAAAATACCGTCAGTTGCTTTCTCAATTTCCGGATGAAAAGACATTATTAGCTGCTTATAAGTTCAGAAATTCTTACGAAATGAAAAACGCTATCGAGAAAATCGATACGGATCAGTATTACGGACAGGCAAAATACCAGAGAGTTACTGATAAAGCAGATGTTACTCCTAATGAGGTAACTGATTTTTATAATATGTATAAAATGCAGCTGCCGCAGGTAAAAGATGAAGTTACTTTAGCTCAGATTATGATATATCCTACATTAACGGAAGCTCATAAGCAGGATCTTATCAACAGACTGAAAAAGATCAAGCAGGATATTCTTGGTGGGGAGACTTTTGAAAGCCAGGCAAGAATTTATTCTGAAGATGAAGGTTCTGCCACTAACGGAGGATTGTATAAGAATATCAACAAAGGGCAGATGGTAAAGCCGTTTGAAGCCGCAGCATTAAACCTTCAGGAAAACGAAATCTCAGATCCTATTGAATCTGAATTCGGATACCATATCATTCAGTTATTGAAGAGATCAGGTAAAGTATATGATGCAAGACACATTCTTTTGAAAGCTACTCCTACTGATGAGGAACTTAAAAATGCGAAAGCAAAACTAGACAGTATCAGAGGTTTAATTATTGACGGAAAGATGACGTTTAAAGATGCAGCATTCAAATTCTCAGATGATAAAAGAACTAAGTTCAATGCTGGTATCATTCCTGGTGGTGACGGTTCAGACAAAATCGAAAGAGAAAGTATCCCCGGAACAATCAGCTACGAATTGGCAGGTTTGAATAAAGGAGATATCACTACTGCTTTTGAAGATGAAGATAACAGAAGAAAAGCGGTGAAAATCATTAAAGTGGAAGACGTTATTCCTGCGCACCAGATCACTCTGGAAACAGACTTTAGCCGTATCAAACAGATGGCTCTCAATAAAAAGAAAAACGAAATGGTTGAGAAATTTGTTAATTCCAAGTTACCAACTACTTTCATCTCCATCGATGGGCGTTACGATAACTGTAATTTCAAATCCAACTGGAAGAAAGACTCAATCAAAAAATAA